In Solanum lycopersicum chromosome 5, SLM_r2.1, the following are encoded in one genomic region:
- the LOC138348866 gene encoding uncharacterized protein: MADRLGDFRRMNPIIVTGSKTSEDPQEFMDEVSKILVAMGARNTDKEELTSYQQKDVAQTWCRMWQDNLVLGGVPVTWELFNTTFLARFFLRDMRESKVEDFIKLKQGSMTVRKYSLKFVILSRYATSLVSNNRDEKSRFLTRVNGGLEEECGL; encoded by the coding sequence ATGGCTGACAGGCTGGGAGACTTTAGGAGGATGAATCCTATTATTGTCACAGGGTCTAAGACATCAGAGGATCCTCAAGAGTTTATGGATGAGGTGAGTAAGATCTTGGTGGCTATGGGGGCAAGAAATACTGATAAAGAAGAGTTGACTTCCTATCAACAaaaggatgttgcacagacttggtgcagGATGTGGCAAGATAATTTAGTTTTGGGTGGAGTTCCTGTCACTTGGGAGCTGTTTAACACAACCTTTCTAGCGAGATTCTTCCTCAGAGATATGAGGGAGTCCAAGGTTGAGGATTTTATCAAGCTTAAGCAGGGATCCATGACAGTCAGAAAGTACTCCCTAAAGTTTGTTATtctatccaggtatgctacttcccTTGTATCTAACAACAGGGATGAGAAGAGCAGGTTCCTCACAAGAGTCAACGGAGGTCTGGAGGAGGAGTGCGGTCTGTGA